One Nocardioidaceae bacterium SCSIO 66511 genomic window carries:
- a CDS encoding aminotransferase class V-fold PLP-dependent enzyme, with protein MTIIERLRAMQEGDVPTHGGRTLAYVYDSGIAEADEIGRTALSMYASSNGLDPTAFPSLLAMENDLVDTAARLLDAPSSAVGTVTSGGTESVLLAVQAARDARPELREPNLVLPTTAHAAFHKAAHYFGVQRRMVDVDPATMRADPDAMAAAIDSDTVLVVASAPSYAHGVVDPVSPIAAAAAEAGVRCHVDACIGGWVLPYLDLPPTGPWTFAVDGVTSISVDLHKYAYTPKGVSLLLHRDPTLRRPQFFASADWPGYTMLNATTQSTKSGGPLAAAWAVVQHIGPDAYEDLARTARAGILDLVAGIASIDHVALVCEPDSTLIAIETDGACDVFSIADAMLDRGWYVQPQMSFRGHAPSLHLTVSAATAPHVPDFLSAFDETVTECVAAGPIDVPEELAAAAQTIDPASLDDAAFDGLLQLAGLGGDGTTEMPTRMAPVNALLDAAPPALREALLVAYLDRLTRPQTRRDSR; from the coding sequence ATGACGATCATCGAACGCTTGAGAGCCATGCAGGAAGGCGACGTACCTACCCACGGTGGCCGGACGCTCGCGTACGTGTACGACTCAGGCATCGCCGAGGCGGACGAGATCGGTCGTACGGCGTTGTCGATGTACGCATCCAGCAACGGACTCGACCCGACGGCGTTCCCCAGCCTGCTCGCGATGGAGAACGACCTCGTCGATACGGCAGCACGACTGCTCGACGCACCGTCGAGCGCAGTCGGCACGGTCACGTCGGGCGGCACGGAGTCGGTTCTCCTCGCCGTACAGGCCGCACGCGATGCGCGTCCGGAGTTGCGCGAACCCAACCTGGTGCTGCCGACGACCGCGCACGCAGCGTTTCACAAGGCAGCGCACTACTTCGGTGTCCAGCGTCGCATGGTCGACGTCGACCCGGCGACCATGCGCGCAGACCCGGACGCGATGGCAGCCGCGATCGACTCCGACACTGTGCTCGTTGTCGCGTCGGCTCCGTCGTACGCGCACGGCGTCGTCGACCCGGTCAGTCCGATCGCCGCAGCCGCGGCCGAGGCGGGCGTACGCTGCCACGTCGACGCCTGCATCGGCGGTTGGGTGCTGCCGTACCTCGACCTCCCGCCGACGGGTCCGTGGACCTTCGCCGTTGACGGCGTCACCAGCATCTCCGTCGATCTGCACAAGTACGCGTACACCCCCAAAGGTGTGTCGTTGTTGCTCCATCGCGATCCGACACTCCGCCGACCGCAGTTCTTCGCGAGCGCCGACTGGCCGGGCTACACGATGCTCAACGCGACGACCCAGTCGACCAAGTCGGGCGGGCCGCTCGCGGCCGCCTGGGCGGTCGTCCAGCACATCGGCCCCGACGCGTACGAAGACCTCGCGCGTACGGCGCGCGCAGGGATTCTTGACCTCGTCGCCGGAATCGCGAGCATCGACCATGTAGCACTGGTCTGCGAGCCCGACTCGACCCTGATCGCCATCGAGACCGACGGCGCGTGCGATGTCTTCTCTATCGCCGACGCGATGCTCGACCGCGGCTGGTACGTACAACCGCAGATGAGTTTCCGCGGTCATGCGCCGTCACTGCATCTGACGGTCAGCGCTGCGACGGCGCCGCACGTACCCGACTTCCTGTCGGCCTTCGACGAAACGGTCACCGAATGCGTTGCCGCCGGACCCATCGACGTACCCGAGGAGCTGGCGGCGGCAGCGCAGACGATCGATCCGGCGAGCCTCGACGATGCGGCATTCGACGGGCTACTCCAGCTCGCCGGACTCGGCGGCGACGGCACGACCGAGATGCCCACCCGGATGGCGCCGGTGAATGCACTCCTCGACGCCGCACCACCGGCCCTTCGCGAGGCATTGCTCGTCGCGTACCTCGATCGGCTCACTCGCCCGCAAACCCGCCGAGACTCGCGCTGA